One part of the Francisella adeliensis genome encodes these proteins:
- a CDS encoding GNAT family N-acetyltransferase, whose product MEDKLFSIKIDKDISLALVQESFAPIYFKLIKENATYLERWLPWVSSYKSEQDSTLFIRKSLHDYADGKSMVCAIWFNNELVGNASFNSINHSLKKVEIGYWVKESAQGSGIITRVCNKLIDIAFNELKMQKVQISVAVENLASRAVCKRLGMKLEGIISNAENLNGQIVDHAIYAQTSVT is encoded by the coding sequence ATGGAAGATAAGTTGTTTAGTATCAAGATAGATAAAGATATTAGTTTAGCGTTAGTACAAGAATCCTTTGCTCCAATATATTTCAAGTTAATCAAAGAAAATGCTACTTATCTTGAGAGGTGGTTACCATGGGTTTCATCATATAAGAGTGAGCAGGATTCTACTTTGTTTATTCGCAAATCTCTTCACGATTATGCTGATGGTAAATCAATGGTTTGTGCTATTTGGTTTAATAATGAGTTAGTCGGTAATGCAAGTTTTAACAGTATAAACCATAGTTTGAAAAAGGTTGAAATCGGCTATTGGGTAAAAGAGTCAGCTCAAGGTAGCGGTATTATCACGCGTGTTTGTAATAAGCTTATCGATATAGCATTTAATGAGTTAAAAATGCAGAAGGTTCAAATATCTGTAGCAGTCGAAAATTTAGCTAGTAGAGCTGTTTGTAAGCGTCTTGGAATGAAATTAGAGGGAATAATTTCTAATGCAGAGAATTTAAATGGGCAAATTGTTGATCATGCTATTTATGCTCAAACTTCAGTTACTTAA
- the trpCF gene encoding bifunctional indole-3-glycerol-phosphate synthase TrpC/phosphoribosylanthranilate isomerase TrpF: METILAKIVEEKKKWLFTKKRLFPLEIFKEDVKKTDRSFYEALDSEQAVFILECKKGSPSKGLIRKKFDLNEIASVYKNYANAISVLTDEKFFMGSFANLEIVRNQVKQPVLCKDFMIDEYQIYLARYYKADAILLMLSVLTDDEYKKLAKVAHRLNMGVLTEASNEEELNRAIKLKAKVIGINNRNLRDLSVDLNTTRLLAPKVPKGTIIISESGIYKNQEVRELRSFVNGFLIGSSIMGERNLELAVRKIVYGFNKICGLTSIENAQKAYNAGAIYGGFIFVKESPRYIDFETAKKVARKVKLNYIGVFADAPIKEVVDTAYGLRLNAIQLHGNESQEYINDLKAKLHRNCQLWKAYGVDKSIPEFLDNIDYHLLDTKIGGKSGGTGRSFDWDLIKDKKNIILSGGLNSNNISKAIGLKCSAYDINSGVESKPGEKDEQKLKRVFDKIRNY, encoded by the coding sequence ATGGAAACCATACTAGCGAAGATTGTTGAAGAAAAGAAAAAATGGTTATTTACTAAGAAGAGACTTTTTCCTCTAGAGATATTTAAAGAAGATGTAAAGAAAACAGATAGAAGTTTTTATGAAGCACTAGATTCTGAGCAAGCTGTTTTCATATTAGAGTGCAAAAAAGGCTCTCCATCTAAAGGTCTTATCCGTAAAAAGTTTGATTTGAATGAGATTGCTAGCGTATATAAAAACTATGCAAACGCTATATCTGTACTTACAGATGAAAAGTTCTTTATGGGTAGTTTTGCTAATTTAGAAATTGTTAGAAATCAAGTTAAGCAACCTGTATTATGTAAAGACTTTATGATCGATGAGTATCAAATATATTTAGCAAGATACTACAAAGCTGACGCTATACTACTAATGCTTTCTGTGCTTACAGATGATGAGTACAAAAAACTTGCAAAAGTGGCTCATAGACTCAACATGGGAGTTTTAACAGAAGCTAGTAATGAAGAAGAATTAAATAGAGCCATAAAACTTAAGGCTAAAGTTATTGGGATAAATAATCGTAACCTTAGAGACCTCTCTGTTGATTTAAACACTACTAGATTATTAGCTCCTAAGGTGCCTAAAGGGACTATCATCATTTCTGAATCTGGTATCTATAAAAACCAAGAGGTTCGTGAACTTAGAAGTTTTGTAAATGGATTCTTGATTGGTAGCTCTATTATGGGAGAAAGAAATCTTGAGCTTGCTGTTAGAAAAATTGTTTATGGTTTCAATAAAATCTGTGGTCTTACAAGTATAGAAAATGCTCAAAAAGCCTACAATGCTGGAGCTATATACGGTGGTTTTATATTTGTGAAGGAGTCGCCAAGATATATAGATTTTGAAACTGCAAAAAAAGTGGCTAGAAAAGTTAAACTAAACTATATAGGTGTATTTGCAGATGCTCCAATTAAAGAAGTTGTTGATACTGCTTATGGTTTAAGGTTAAATGCTATACAGCTACATGGAAATGAAAGCCAAGAATATATTAATGACTTAAAAGCTAAACTACATAGAAATTGCCAGCTATGGAAAGCATACGGTGTTGATAAATCTATCCCTGAATTTTTAGACAATATTGATTACCATCTTTTAGACACTAAAATAGGTGGTAAATCTGGTGGTACTGGCAGAAGCTTCGACTGGGATCTTATAAAAGATAAAAAAAATATCATCTTATCTGGTGGATTAAACTCAAATAATATTAGCAAGGCCATCGGATTAAAATGCTCTGCTTATGATATAAACTCTGGAGTTGAATCAAAACCAGGAGAAAAAGACGAGCAAAAACTTAAAAGAGTTTTTGACAAAATCAGAAACTACTAA
- a CDS encoding LysR family transcriptional regulator, which produces MNYTLHQLKIFAAIVKYKNLRQVAQLLFLTPPAITKQLQNLEEILEIDLFERKNKKLVITSKGESFYSLISPVLERIDEINHVGLPDLRSSPPKIKIAMSQIFEQSVFNRINTFMNKKPLFAYDLIVDHKQSVLEKILNYDVDVAIMVLNQEELIAIEKQGFYADLYYHIEFDAYASSGLLNKYRNVNEMISKARFITEAKSVGNRNIKNMMPLSSCMSVLNAINQGLGYGFLPTVLLREEDRDSLVKINDKLHYQEGALHSYYVYKFSDTKKSNLIRELFE; this is translated from the coding sequence ATGAATTACACATTACACCAACTTAAGATTTTTGCTGCAATTGTAAAATACAAAAACCTTCGTCAAGTCGCACAACTATTATTTTTGACACCTCCAGCTATAACAAAGCAGCTGCAAAATCTAGAAGAGATTCTAGAGATAGATCTTTTTGAGCGAAAAAATAAAAAATTAGTCATAACAAGTAAAGGCGAGTCTTTTTATAGCCTAATAAGTCCTGTTTTAGAGAGAATTGATGAGATAAATCATGTTGGTTTACCTGATTTAAGAAGCTCACCACCAAAGATTAAGATAGCAATGTCTCAAATCTTTGAGCAAAGTGTGTTTAATAGGATAAACACCTTTATGAATAAGAAACCATTATTTGCCTACGATTTAATTGTTGACCATAAACAGAGTGTGCTTGAGAAGATCTTAAATTATGATGTTGATGTTGCAATTATGGTTCTAAATCAAGAGGAGTTGATAGCGATTGAAAAGCAGGGCTTTTATGCTGACCTATACTATCATATTGAATTTGATGCATATGCTTCATCCGGGTTACTTAATAAATACCGGAATGTGAATGAGATGATTAGCAAAGCTAGATTTATTACAGAAGCTAAGTCTGTCGGTAATCGTAATATAAAAAATATGATGCCTTTAAGCTCATGTATGTCTGTATTAAACGCTATAAATCAAGGACTCGGATATGGGTTTTTACCAACTGTTTTGTTGAGAGAAGAGGATAGAGATAGTTTAGTTAAAATCAATGATAAACTTCATTATCAAGAAGGTGCTTTGCATAGTTATTATGTCTATAAGTTTAGTGATACAAAGAAATCGAACCTTATTCGAGAGTTATTTGAATAG
- a CDS encoding nuclear transport factor 2 family protein has protein sequence MNIENLKTIKNFLKFQQTGQTDKAVEMIDDDAAWHSDNIGGSWSGSHYGINAIKRHFKNISSSVSAFKKTPFDLVASSESNFVYEYSYLECTFQHNSKDFETHLISIYEVKDNKIISYRVLEDSNTLYKKYHQK, from the coding sequence ATGAATATAGAAAACCTAAAAACTATTAAAAACTTTTTAAAATTTCAGCAAACTGGTCAAACTGATAAGGCAGTTGAGATGATTGATGATGATGCAGCTTGGCATAGCGATAATATTGGTGGCTCTTGGAGTGGCTCTCACTATGGAATAAATGCGATAAAAAGACATTTCAAAAATATCTCTTCTTCTGTTTCGGCATTTAAAAAGACTCCCTTTGACCTAGTTGCAAGTAGTGAGAGTAATTTTGTTTATGAGTATAGTTACTTGGAATGTACCTTCCAACATAATAGTAAGGATTTTGAAACTCACCTTATTTCAATCTATGAAGTTAAGGACAATAAAATCATCTCCTACAGGGTCTTGGAAGATTCAAATACGCTTTATAAAAAATATCATCAAAAATAA
- a CDS encoding MFS transporter, which produces MNIKIKTLIYTLAFLSILTANIYLPAIPVLQHVFITTKSSMGLTISFYMLGLAIGIPIYGTLSDYIKTSKVLAVGLTLYIVANLIAVFSPNISTFLVARLIQGISAASALCLWQVLAFSYFERQASHIISSGYILIGSMPALAPIFGGIILTFSAWYGVFIFLIIIATVLLLITIQLPDAPTNDHRKDLKKSQQHIVITILQQFKYLFCDLKFMVLALTSASMYISVYVYLSQVPFLLTKLHFTVNEFSLFFVPISVAFILGGIISKKLLKINISFKTIFTLSVSLFVIATTIVLSTKAIGITISGWLLAIPFFIFTIGSGIGVPNIVSKALSLHPHRRGSAASLIGLLQNLAAFIFSGLGAYMTQYGYNGLVISYFLLAGLPLFLFIVFITITKNSPTANNTYQSRL; this is translated from the coding sequence ATGAATATAAAAATAAAAACGCTCATATACACATTAGCTTTTCTATCAATATTAACAGCTAATATCTACCTGCCTGCAATCCCAGTATTACAGCATGTTTTTATAACTACAAAATCAAGCATGGGTTTAACTATAAGCTTCTATATGCTCGGTCTTGCTATTGGCATCCCAATATATGGAACTCTTTCAGACTATATTAAAACATCAAAGGTTTTGGCTGTAGGTCTTACACTATACATTGTTGCTAATTTAATAGCCGTTTTTTCGCCAAATATTTCGACTTTTCTTGTAGCTCGTCTTATTCAAGGTATCAGTGCAGCAAGTGCTTTATGTTTATGGCAAGTTTTAGCATTTAGTTATTTCGAGAGACAAGCTTCACACATTATAAGTTCTGGATATATACTTATTGGTTCAATGCCGGCACTAGCTCCTATATTTGGCGGAATAATTTTAACTTTTTCAGCTTGGTATGGAGTTTTCATATTCTTAATTATAATTGCTACTGTATTACTTTTAATCACTATACAGTTGCCTGATGCTCCTACAAATGACCATAGAAAAGATCTAAAAAAATCACAACAACATATAGTTATAACTATACTACAGCAGTTTAAATATCTCTTTTGTGATTTGAAATTCATGGTTTTAGCTTTAACCAGTGCATCAATGTATATCTCAGTATATGTATACTTATCGCAAGTACCTTTTTTACTAACAAAGCTACACTTTACAGTAAATGAATTCAGTTTGTTTTTTGTCCCTATCTCAGTTGCATTTATATTAGGTGGGATAATCTCTAAAAAACTATTAAAAATTAACATCTCATTTAAAACAATTTTTACGCTTTCAGTTAGCTTGTTTGTTATTGCAACTACTATAGTTCTTTCTACTAAAGCTATTGGAATAACTATTTCTGGATGGTTACTAGCGATACCATTTTTTATTTTCACTATCGGCTCAGGTATTGGTGTGCCTAACATAGTTAGCAAAGCTTTATCGCTACACCCTCACAGAAGAGGCTCAGCTGCTTCACTAATTGGTTTACTACAAAACTTGGCAGCGTTTATCTTTAGTGGTTTAGGTGCTTATATGACACAGTATGGCTATAATGGTTTAGTTATCTCATACTTTCTGTTAGCAGGCTTACCTCTCTTTTTGTTTATAGTTTTTATAACCATTACAAAAAATAGTCCAACAGCAAATAATACTTACCAATCAAGGTTATAA
- a CDS encoding diguanylate cyclase, whose translation MLNLSKEKLEYLLKYSPDGIHIIDSEGNLAFYSETFMTNLGYENHDELLNFNVRDWDPFAASAQLTSMIKSLINTPDTFITKHKKKDNSTIDVEISAKGILINGEKYLYASQRIVDTGNTNQVDLVTNFLASEETKYKTILELASDGVFIMDYNGKLVEYSEKAKQMLGYSTDEMQNLSVYDWDKNIDKTEYSQIIEALKQGPIEVERTHTRKNNTKYIAYITANLINIDNQNLLYASARDITEQKENERTILEQNEQLEAIFQTALGGISLLSLDGVYDFVNNKYCDFLEYSDKELLGKSTFSFTDEKFIAEYQSALKKAVIESVYENFEHTCLTKSGKTKRLMSSIALMPNNKQLLMTTIDNTDLFEAMTTIKKQAFIDDLTKLNNKRSYNNQINKNLEVFEKTQEPFSMIIFDIDFFKRVNDNYGHLIGDRVLEEFSKLITSNIRNIDSAFRIGGEEFALILKNTSLKNADIVAEKLRALVEQELKVIKNETITISAGVTEVKSGDTADKIYKRADDCLYKAKNRGRNCVVSI comes from the coding sequence TTGCTAAATTTATCGAAAGAAAAACTCGAGTATTTGCTTAAATATTCTCCTGATGGAATTCATATTATAGATTCAGAAGGTAATCTTGCTTTTTACAGTGAGACTTTTATGACTAACCTGGGTTATGAAAATCACGATGAGTTGCTTAATTTTAATGTCCGTGATTGGGATCCTTTCGCAGCAAGTGCGCAGCTTACCTCTATGATTAAATCATTGATTAATACCCCTGACACTTTTATTACGAAACATAAGAAAAAAGATAACTCTACTATAGATGTGGAAATAAGTGCTAAAGGTATCCTTATTAATGGTGAAAAATACTTGTATGCATCTCAACGCATCGTTGATACAGGAAACACAAACCAAGTCGATTTAGTAACTAATTTTTTAGCAAGCGAGGAGACTAAATATAAAACTATTTTAGAGTTAGCTTCTGATGGTGTTTTCATAATGGACTACAATGGTAAGTTGGTTGAATATAGTGAAAAAGCTAAGCAAATGCTAGGCTATTCAACTGATGAAATGCAGAACCTTAGTGTTTATGATTGGGATAAAAATATTGATAAAACAGAATATTCTCAGATCATAGAAGCCCTAAAGCAAGGACCAATAGAGGTTGAGAGAACTCACACTAGAAAAAATAACACTAAATATATAGCCTATATAACAGCCAACCTGATAAATATAGATAATCAAAACTTGCTTTATGCTTCAGCTAGAGATATTACTGAACAAAAAGAAAATGAGCGAACTATTCTTGAGCAAAATGAGCAGTTAGAAGCTATCTTCCAGACAGCATTAGGTGGCATTAGCTTGCTAAGTTTAGATGGAGTGTATGACTTTGTGAACAACAAGTATTGCGATTTTTTAGAATACTCTGACAAAGAACTTCTGGGTAAAAGTACATTCAGTTTTACTGATGAAAAATTTATAGCCGAATATCAGTCTGCTCTTAAAAAAGCGGTTATAGAATCAGTATATGAAAATTTTGAGCACACCTGTTTAACCAAATCTGGTAAAACCAAAAGATTAATGTCATCTATAGCCTTAATGCCTAACAATAAACAGCTACTTATGACAACCATAGATAATACAGATCTTTTTGAAGCAATGACCACTATTAAAAAACAGGCATTTATAGATGACTTAACCAAACTCAACAACAAAAGATCATATAATAATCAAATTAATAAGAATTTAGAAGTATTCGAAAAAACTCAAGAACCTTTTTCGATGATTATTTTTGATATAGATTTTTTCAAAAGGGTTAATGATAATTATGGTCACCTGATAGGGGATAGAGTTTTGGAAGAATTTAGTAAGTTAATAACTTCAAATATTAGAAATATTGACTCTGCATTTAGGATAGGTGGAGAAGAATTTGCATTAATTCTTAAAAATACTTCATTAAAGAATGCTGATATAGTTGCTGAGAAACTAAGAGCTCTTGTGGAGCAGGAATTAAAAGTTATTAAAAATGAAACTATAACGATCAGTGCTGGCGTTACAGAAGTTAAGAGTGGTGACACAGCAGATAAAATCTACAAAAGAGCTGATGATTGCTTATATAAGGCAAAAAATAGAGGCCGAAACTGTGTAGTCTCTATTTAA